From Zalophus californianus isolate mZalCal1 chromosome 16, mZalCal1.pri.v2, whole genome shotgun sequence, one genomic window encodes:
- the ATPAF2 gene encoding ATP synthase mitochondrial F1 complex assembly factor 2 yields MWRSCLRLRHAGRRLLNPPRGALTASVRPGPNPLIPARAYAPPTERKRFYQNVSITQGEGGFEINLDHRKLKTPQAKLFTVPSEALAIAVATEWDSQQDTIKFYTMHLTTLCNTSLDNPTQRNKDQLIRAAVKFLDTDTICYRVEEPATLVELQKNEWDPIMEWAEKRYDVEIGSSTSIMGPSIPARTREVLVSHLASYNMWALQGIEFVVTQLKSLVLTLGLMDLHLTVEQAVLLSRLEEEYQIQKWGNIEWAHEYELQELRARTAAGTLFVHLCSESTTVKHKLLQQ; encoded by the exons ATGTGGAGGAGCTGCCTCCGGCTGCGGCACGCCGGGCGCCGCCTCCTGAACCCGCCCCGGGGTGCCCTCACCGCCTCCGTGCGGCCGGGGCCAAACCCCCTGATCCCTGCCCGGGCCTACGCGCCCCCAACAG AAAGGAAGAGGTTTTATCAGAATGTCAGCATCACACAGGGTGAAG GTGGCTTTGAGATAAACCTGGACCACAGGAAGCTGAAAACTCCCCAAGCCAAGCTCTTTACTGTCCCCAGCGAGGCCTTGGCCATCGCGGTGGCCACTGAATGGGACTCCCAGCAGGACACCATCAAGTTCTACACCATGCACCTG ACCACACTGTGCAACACGTCTTTAGACAACCCTACCCAGCGGAACAAGGACCAGCTGATCCGGGCAGCTGTGAAGTTTCTGGACACTGACACCATCTG CTACAGGGTGGAAGAGCCGGCGACGTTAGTCGAACTGCAAAAGAACGAGTGGGACCCAATCATGGAATGGGCCGAGAAGAG ATACGACGTGGAGATCGGCTCCTCCACCAGCATAATGGGGCCCAGCATCCCAGCCAGGACTCGGGAGGTGCTCGTCAGCCACCTGGCATCTTACAACATGTGGGCCCTACAAG GGATTGAGTTTGTAGTGACCCAGCTCAAGTCCCTGGTGCTGACCTTGGGCCTGATGGACCTGCACCTGACCGTGGAGCAGGCCGTGCTGCTGTCCCGCCTGGAGGAGGAGTACCAG ATCCAGAAGTGGGGCAACATCGAGTGGGCCCACGAGTACGAGCTGCAGGAGCTGCGGGCACGCACGGCCGCCGGCACCCTGTTCGTCCACCTCTGTTCCGAGAGCACCACGGTGAAGCACAAACTCCTGCAGCAGTGA